The Thermococcus thermotolerans genome contains a region encoding:
- a CDS encoding 7-cyano-7-deazaguanine synthase — translation MIERAVEDIREFSEENALYGRRILVLFSGGKDSSLALYLLKEAGLDVSALTFFHRWSWRETLNWTMGFTKRLGVEHFLVDVTDGLLREAVGRKGPICINCKKVMLWNAKWFALNNGFDVLAKGDNANDKIIGALLDQCEGDIRLCGIPRIGVPFFRPLIKYTAEEVEALADEAGIKPYRMYEHARRRQWREGCPLQYIDREERVTPELMDLAYRTNYEISKVARRRKVRMSVRVPSFEIMCWDCDEKTLSEAREVISRFMEGKE, via the coding sequence ATGATTGAGAGAGCCGTCGAGGACATCAGAGAATTCTCAGAGGAGAATGCTCTCTATGGAAGACGAATCCTCGTTCTCTTTTCCGGCGGAAAGGACAGTTCGCTCGCCTTATACCTGCTGAAGGAAGCCGGTCTGGACGTTTCAGCCCTCACATTCTTCCACCGCTGGAGTTGGAGGGAGACGCTGAACTGGACTATGGGCTTCACCAAGAGGCTCGGCGTCGAGCACTTCCTGGTGGACGTAACCGACGGCCTTCTGCGCGAAGCGGTGGGGAGAAAGGGGCCGATATGCATCAACTGCAAGAAGGTCATGCTCTGGAACGCCAAGTGGTTCGCCCTCAACAACGGCTTTGACGTCCTAGCTAAAGGCGACAACGCCAACGACAAAATCATCGGGGCCTTGCTGGACCAGTGTGAGGGTGATATAAGGCTGTGTGGAATTCCGAGGATAGGGGTTCCTTTCTTCAGGCCCCTCATAAAGTACACCGCCGAGGAAGTTGAGGCACTCGCGGACGAGGCCGGAATAAAGCCCTACCGCATGTACGAGCACGCCCGGAGGAGGCAGTGGCGCGAGGGCTGCCCGCTCCAGTATATAGATCGGGAGGAGAGGGTAACCCCAGAGCTGATGGACTTGGCTTACAGGACCAACTACGAGATAAGCAAAGTCGCCCGGCGGAGGAAAGTCCGCATGAGCGTCCGAGTGCCAAGCTTTGAGATAATGTGCTGGGACTGCGATGAGAAGACGCTGAGCGAGGCGAGGGAAGTTATTTCAAGGTTCATGGAGGGCAAAGAATGA